The genomic interval TCTTCGGCTCGGGAACCGTGCTCGACTCCTCGCGCCTGCGTGCCGCCCTCGCCCTTCACTGCGGCGTCGCAGTGGGCAACGTGCACGCCTACATCGCAGGCGAGCACGGCGACTCCGAGATCGTGCTGTGGAGCTCGGCGACCATCGGCGGCGTGCCCTTGCTCGAATGGAAGGCCCTGCCCGGGCGCGGCGAGCTCGGCGAGACCGAGCGCGCAGCCATCGCGCACGAGGTCGTCGACTCCGCCTACCGGATCATCGCCGGCAAGGGGGCGACCAACTACGCCGTCGGCCTGGCATCGACCCGCATCATCGAGGCCGTGCTCAAGAACGAGCACCGCGTCCTGACCGTCTCCTCGCGTCTCGACGACTACTACGGCGTGACCGACGTATGCCTGTCGGTCCCGTCCGTCGTGGACCGTCGGGGGGTGCCGGAGGTGCTGCGGGTGCCGCTGTCCGATGCGGAGATCGCGGGGCTGACGGCGTCGGCCGAGAGCATGAAGGCGGTCCAGAAGCGGTTCGGACTGTAGGTCGCAGCGTCGCCGGTGCGGCACGCGTGACCGACCGTCCTCGAGGACTGGCCGCGATCCTTCGGCGCTGGGGTTCACGGGGCGGCGGTGCCGATCTCGCGCGCCCCGTCTGAACGCGCCCTGTCTCATCGGCGCACCCGTCTCGACGCGCCCTGCCTCGGCGCGCTCGTTTCGGCGCACCAGTTTCGGCGCGCTCGTTTCGGCGCGCCCGTTTCGGCGCGCCCTGCCTCGGCGCGCTCGTTTCGGCGCGCCCGTTTCAGCGCGCCCGTTTCGGCGCGCCCGTTTCGGCGCACCCGTTTCAGCGCACCCTGTCTCTGCGCGCGCAGAGGGCGGGCGCGACGCGCCCTGGCTGGTGCGCGCGTCCGGTCACGCACGCTCGACGGTCTCCGTCAGAGTGCGCGCAGCACCGCGACGACACGGCCGAGAATCTGGGCCTCGTCTCCGGGGATCGGCGCGTACGCCGGGTTCTGCGGCAACAGCCACAGGTGCCCGTGGTCCCGCTTGAATGTCTTCACCGTCGCCTCGCCGTCGATCATCGCGGCCACGACCTCGCCGTTCTCCGCGACGGGCTGTCGCCGCACCACGACCCAGTCGCCGTCGCAGATCGCGGCGTCGACCATGGAGTCGCCCTGCACCTTGAGCAAGAACAGGTCACCGTCGCCGACGAGCTGGCGGGGGAGTGGGAACACGTCCTCGACGAGCTGTTCGGCCAGAATCGGGCCACCGGCCGCGATGCGCCCGACGACGGGCACGTACGACGGTGCGGCGAGCTGCTCGTCGTCGAGGCCCACGTCGAGACCGGCGACGAGTCCTGCCGCCGGGTGTGCCTCGCGGCCGGCGGAGGGAGCGGCCGTCTGTGCACCGCCTGTGTCGTCGCTGTCGGCAGCGGACGGGTCGACGACCTCCATCGCACGCGGCCGGTTCGGGTCGCGGCGTAGGTAGCCCTTGCGCTCAAGGGTCATGAGCTGATGCTTGACCGACGAGGGGCTCGCCAGCCCGACGGCCTCGCCGATCTCACGCATCGTGGGCGGATACCCACGGGTCTCGACCGAGGTGCGAATCGTCTCGAGGACGCGCTGCTGCCGCGGGGTCAGACCGCGCTTCGACCCCGGATCGGGAAGCGTGCTCACCGTCGCCAGCCCAGGGGCGCCCGTCCCCGTGCTCGTCGTGCGACCCGTCATGACCTCTCCGTCCGTCGTCGTTCGCACACCCTTCGCGGGTGCGCGTCTGCCTCGTCGGTGGTGACCGTCCGGCGACCGTCTGACGACCTTTGTTTGTGCTGGTCGTAGGCCCAGCCTAGGGCACGAGTCCCGCGGGATCAAACACGTGTTCGACGCGTGTCTCGACATTGTCGGCGGGCCGTGTCATGCTACAGGTGTTCTAACGAACGCCTGTTCTAACGAACCGGTGTTCGAAGCCGAAGACCGACCCCGGAGGATCTCATGGCCGCCATGACCGTCAGCCCTGCGGCTCGTACGTTCCCGTCCGCCCCGCGTGGGGTGTCGATGCCCCACGGCGCCTTCGGGCTGGGTGGCCTGCGGCTGACGGTGCGCGGACGGGTGGTGCTGATCGCCGTCGCCGTGCTGGTCTCGGGCGCGTTCCTCGGGCTGGGTGGGCGCGCCTTCGCGTCCGATCCGGGACGTCCGACCGAAGTCACGGTCCATACTGTCGCACCGGGGGAGACTCTGTGGGGCTACGCGCGGCAGGTCGCCGCGCCCGGTGAGGACGTGCGCGATGTCGTGGCACACCTGCTCGACCTCAACGAACTGAGCTCGGTGGCACTCACCGTCGGCCAGACCATCCTCCTTCCCGCCGCCTGACCAGCGAATGTGCTGAGATGTGCGCACTCACGGTGCGCCGCGCCCGGTAGTCTCACGGGCATGCACTGCCCGTTCTGCCGTCACCCCGACTCACGTGTGGTCGATTCGCGAACCTCAGACGATGGCTCGGTGATCCGTCGTCGCCGCCAGTGCCCGTCATGCGGACGCCGGTTCACGACGCTCGAGACAGCGAGCCTGTCGGTGGTCAAGCGGTCCGGTGCAACAGAGCCCTTCAGCCGCGACAAGATCGTGCTGGGCGTGCGCAAGGCGTGCCAGGGTCGGCCGGTGAGCGAGGACGACCTGGCGATCCTCGCCCAGAAGGTCGAGGAGACCCTCCGCCAGCAGGGCAGCGCCGAGATCGACGCGTACGAGATCGGACTGGCGATCTTGGGCCCGCTGAGGGACCTCGACGAGGTCGCCTACCTGCGCTTCGCGAGCGTCTACCAGGCGTTCGAGTCCCTCGAGGACTTCGAGAGCGCGATCACGTCGCTGCGCGCCGAGCACGCCGACCGACTGACCGACGACGAGGCGACGACGTCGGAGCCGAACCGGAAGGGCTGAGCCCTCAGGCCCCAGCGGCCGGGCCCGGAGGGAACTCGGGACGGTCGAATGCGTCCCGGATCCGCAGGCGCACCGTGGTCGCCATCTCCTGAAGCTTGGCCGAAGCCCCGCGCTGGGCGACGTCGGAGATGTCGGTGACGACGTAGCCGACGTCGCCGCGCGTGGCGAGAACCTGGCCCTCGATGTTGGCGCCGTGCTCGGCGAAGACCTGGTTGACTGCGGCCAGGACGCCAGGCACGTTGCGGTGCAGCACCATGATGCGGCCGACGCCCGTGGGAGCGAGCTGGAGGTTGGGCAGGTTGACGCTCAGCATGGTCGAGCCCGTGGCGAGGTAGTCGCGCAGCTTGCCGGCGACGAACTCGCCGATCGCCTCCTGCGCCTCCTCGGTCGAGCCGCCCACATGGGGCGTCAGGATGACGTTCGGCAGCCCCCGCAGCGGCGAGTCGAACTCGTCGCCGCGCTTCTTCGGCTCGGTGGGGAACACGTCGACGGCGGCGCCCGCAAGGTGCCCCGACTCGATCGCGGCGCGCAACGCCTCGACGTCGACGACGAAACCCCGTGACAGGTTGAGGAAGATCGCCCCTGGCCGCATGCGCTCGAAGAGGTCCGAACCGAAGAAGCCGGCGTTGCCCGGCCTGCCGTCGACGTGGATGGTCACGGCGTCCGCGACCTCGAGCAGCTCCTCGATGCTGCGCACCCGGCGTGCGTTGCCGAGCGAGAGCTTCTCCTGCACGTCGTAGAAGACCACGCGCATTCCCAGGTTCTCGGCGAGCACCGAGAGCTGTGAGCCGATGTTGCCGTAGCCGATGATGCCGAGCGTGCGGCCGCGCACCTCGTGGGCGCCGTCGGCCGTCTTGTCCCAGACGCCGTCGTGGAGCGCCTTGTCGCGCACCGACAGGCGTCGGGTCAGCGAGATGATCTCGGCGAGCGCGAGCTCGACGACCGAACGGGTGTTGGAGTACGGCGCGTTGAAGACCGCGACACCGTGAGACGTGGCCGCGGCCAGGTCGATCTGGTTGGTGCCGATCGAGAACGTGCCGACGGCCACGAGGCCGGGGGACGACTCGAGGACCTTGCGGGTGACCGTGGTCTTGGACCGGATCCCGAGGACGTGGACCCCGTCGAGCGCCTCGATCAGCTCGGCTTCGTCGAGTGCGCCGGAGCGCGTCTCGACCTCGAACCCCGCGTGACGCAGGATCTCGGTGGCGACGGGATGGACGTTCTCGAGGAGAAGGGCTCGCAACACGCCCCCATGGTGCTCCCTGAGGCGAGCCGCGTCCAAACCCGTCTCACGCTGTCCCACTCCGGTGTCGCCGGGCGTCACCCCGCCGGATGGCCTCGAGGGACGGGATCAGCCCGTGAAACCGGGCGGCAGAGCGCGCTCGTGCACGACAGTCAGGCGCTGTGTCGGGCGCGTCATGGCGACGTACAGGTCGGACCAGCCGCCCGGCCCGGCCGCGACGTCGACGGGCTCGACCAGCACGACCGCGTCGTACTCCAGGCCCTTGACCTCTCGGGGCGCGAGCACGGTGACCTGCTGGTCCTCGGGCCGCTGCGCGGCGAGGCGCGCGAACTCGTCCGCGCCGAGGACGTCCGGGAGCGCGTCGTCGACGGCAGCACGCAGCGACGGGAGCGCCGAGGCGTCCGCGATCACGGCGACGCGTCCGCCGCCGTCGGCCCCGACGAACTCCCGTGCCAGCTCCGCGACCGCGTGGGCGACCGCGTCGGCGGTCCCACCCGCGCGCACCTCGACGTCGACGATGGCGCCCGGCACCTCACGTGCGGCCGTGAGGGGCGAGGCGGGCAGGCCCACGGCCTTGGCCACGCGTTGTGCGGCGTCGGCCACCGCGGCCGGGGTGCGGTAGCTGACCGTGAGCTCCTCGAGCCGCCAACCGTCACGCAGCACGGGAGCCAGCGCGGCGGACCACGAGCGCGCACCTGCCGGCGAGGCAGTCTGGGCGACGTCGCCGACGATCGTCATGGAGCGCGTCGGGACGCGTCGTGCGAGCAGGCGCCACGCCATCGGCGACAGCTCCTGCGCCTCGTCGACGACGACGTGGCCGTAGGTCCACGCGCGGTCGGTCGCGGCCCGCTCTGCCGTCGTCAGGCGCGGACCTCCCGACGCGAACCGCTCGGCGAGCGTCTCGGCGTCGACGGGGATCATGGCGCCCGCCGCCGCTCCCGACGCCAGCACCGACCTGGCGTGCCGGAGCGCCTCGGCGCGCTCGGCGGCCAGCGCGCGCTCCTCGGCGCGCGAGACGTCGTCGTCGTCGCCCAGCAGCTCGGCCGCCTCGTCCAGGAGCGGGACGTCGGACTCGGTCCACGGCGCCCAGGGTGCGCGCAGCACTGCCGCGCGCTCGGCGTCGGTGAGCTCGGGGGCGGCCTCGGCGAGCCGGTGCGGCCGCGAGAGCAGGTCGTCGACCAGCTTCTTGGGCGAGATGGGGAACCACGCGAGATTGAGCGCTACCCGAACCTCGCGCATGCCGCGCAGGTCCTCGAGCACCATCGCGCGGTCCTCGGGCGTGTGCTCGCGACCTTCGGCCGCCTGGTACTGCTCGGCGAGACGAGCGAGCATGTCGCGCACGAAACCGGTGCGGGCCTCGTTGTGGGGCCTGTGGGTGCGGCGTGCCCGGGCGATCGCGTCGCGCACGTCACGGCGACGGATGACGAGGTGGTGGCCGTCGAGCTGCACCCGCACGTCCCGCTCGGGTACACGCTCGCGCGCCCGCACGGCGCGGCGGACCACGTCGGCCCACAGCAGCCGGCCCTTGATCTCGGCGACGGCACCGTCCTCGACCACGGTCGCGGTGATGCCGGGAAGCAGCTCGCCGAGCGTGGTCGAGACGACACCCGTCTCGCCGAGCGAGGGGAGCACCTGATCGATGTAGCGCAGGAACGAGCGCGACGGACCCACGAGCAGCACACCGGACCGCTCCAGCTGGCGCCGGTGGGCATAGAGCAGGTAGGCGGCGCGGTGCAGGGCCACCGCGGTCTTGCCCGTGCCGGGCCCGCCCTGGACGACGAGCGCTCCGCCCAGGTCGGAACGGATGATGCGGTCCTGCTCCGACTGGATGGTTGCGACGATGTCGCTCATGCGGCCGGTGCGACGCGTCGCGAGCGCCGCGAGCAGGGCGCCTTCGCCCGACAGCGACGCAGCGCCGAGCTGGCCCCCATCGTCGGTGGCGTGCTCGAGGTCGAGCAGCTCGTCCTCCACGCCCGTGACCCGGCGGCCCGAGGTCACCAGGTGGCGACGGCGGCGCACGCCCGCAGGCTGGAGCGACGTCGCACGGTAGAACGCCTCGGCGGCGGGGGCGCGCCAGTCGGTGAGCAGCGACCGCTGCTCGTCGTCGGTGAGGCCGATCCGGCCGACATACCGGACGGCGGTCTCGCCGTCTGGCTCGGGCGCGGCGAGGTCGAGGCGGCCGAACGCGAGGCGGTCCTCGACCGCGTCGAGCTGGGCGGCGCGGTCCTCGTAGAGCGTCGCGAACGCGTCGCGTTCCGAGCGGTTCTGCGGCGAGCCCGAGGGTCCTTCGCGGCGCACGTCGCGCAGGCGACCACGTGCGCGCGCCCGCAACACGTCCAGGCGGGCGTAGAGCTCGTCGACGACTGCCTGCTCGTGCACGATCTCGTCCTGCCTGCCTGCCACGAGTCCTCCCATCGCGCCGCGTCCGTGCGACCCGTCCGACGGGTCGGCCGTCCATTATTGCCGACGAGCGGTGCCGCGGTGTTCGCGTCCGAGCCGCGGACGCCGCTGCGGACGCCGCCGGGGGCGCCGTGCGGGTGTTCGCGGGCTCGTCCCCTGGGACCGTCCGGTGCGCCGCGCCGTCGGCGCGCAGGCGAGCCGCGCTGGTCCGCGATGGTCCGCGCTGGGCGAACATGCGGGCGGGAAGCATGGTGGTGTCCGGCTGGTTGACGTCGATGACGGCAAACGTCGCCGCACACAACGTCGCCGAATGGAAGGAGTGGACGTGCTCGATCCGCAAGGAGTCGTGACCGTCGACGAGGAGGCGGTCGCCGCGACGCTCGGCATGCGGAGCGCTCAGGGCACCCGGTCGGGACCGGTGATGCTGCACGCGCTGCGCGGGTTCGTCGACGCGGGAAGCGCCGGGGTGATCGGTGCCACGCACCTGGTCACCGAGCTCGAGTCGACGCGCGTGGCGACGTTCGACATCGACCAGCTTCT from Xylanimonas allomyrinae carries:
- a CDS encoding L-lactate dehydrogenase, which encodes MTVPALRSTTTKLAIVGAGAVGSTLAYAALMRGTARTVALLDVNRQKVEAEVLDLQHGMMFIPPAEIVGSDDVEVCRGADVVVITAGAKQQPGQTRLDLAEATIGLTKKILPGLLDVAPDAIYIMVTNPVDIVTYAAQKISGLPRERVFGSGTVLDSSRLRAALALHCGVAVGNVHAYIAGEHGDSEIVLWSSATIGGVPLLEWKALPGRGELGETERAAIAHEVVDSAYRIIAGKGATNYAVGLASTRIIEAVLKNEHRVLTVSSRLDDYYGVTDVCLSVPSVVDRRGVPEVLRVPLSDAEIAGLTASAESMKAVQKRFGL
- the lexA gene encoding transcriptional repressor LexA; amino-acid sequence: MTGRTTSTGTGAPGLATVSTLPDPGSKRGLTPRQQRVLETIRTSVETRGYPPTMREIGEAVGLASPSSVKHQLMTLERKGYLRRDPNRPRAMEVVDPSAADSDDTGGAQTAAPSAGREAHPAAGLVAGLDVGLDDEQLAAPSYVPVVGRIAAGGPILAEQLVEDVFPLPRQLVGDGDLFLLKVQGDSMVDAAICDGDWVVVRRQPVAENGEVVAAMIDGEATVKTFKRDHGHLWLLPQNPAYAPIPGDEAQILGRVVAVLRAL
- a CDS encoding LysM peptidoglycan-binding domain-containing protein, with protein sequence MTVSPAARTFPSAPRGVSMPHGAFGLGGLRLTVRGRVVLIAVAVLVSGAFLGLGGRAFASDPGRPTEVTVHTVAPGETLWGYARQVAAPGEDVRDVVAHLLDLNELSSVALTVGQTILLPAA
- the nrdR gene encoding transcriptional regulator NrdR, translated to MHCPFCRHPDSRVVDSRTSDDGSVIRRRRQCPSCGRRFTTLETASLSVVKRSGATEPFSRDKIVLGVRKACQGRPVSEDDLAILAQKVEETLRQQGSAEIDAYEIGLAILGPLRDLDEVAYLRFASVYQAFESLEDFESAITSLRAEHADRLTDDEATTSEPNRKG
- the serA gene encoding phosphoglycerate dehydrogenase, yielding MLRALLLENVHPVATEILRHAGFEVETRSGALDEAELIEALDGVHVLGIRSKTTVTRKVLESSPGLVAVGTFSIGTNQIDLAAATSHGVAVFNAPYSNTRSVVELALAEIISLTRRLSVRDKALHDGVWDKTADGAHEVRGRTLGIIGYGNIGSQLSVLAENLGMRVVFYDVQEKLSLGNARRVRSIEELLEVADAVTIHVDGRPGNAGFFGSDLFERMRPGAIFLNLSRGFVVDVEALRAAIESGHLAGAAVDVFPTEPKKRGDEFDSPLRGLPNVILTPHVGGSTEEAQEAIGEFVAGKLRDYLATGSTMLSVNLPNLQLAPTGVGRIMVLHRNVPGVLAAVNQVFAEHGANIEGQVLATRGDVGYVVTDISDVAQRGASAKLQEMATTVRLRIRDAFDRPEFPPGPAAGA
- a CDS encoding HelD family protein produces the protein MAGRQDEIVHEQAVVDELYARLDVLRARARGRLRDVRREGPSGSPQNRSERDAFATLYEDRAAQLDAVEDRLAFGRLDLAAPEPDGETAVRYVGRIGLTDDEQRSLLTDWRAPAAEAFYRATSLQPAGVRRRRHLVTSGRRVTGVEDELLDLEHATDDGGQLGAASLSGEGALLAALATRRTGRMSDIVATIQSEQDRIIRSDLGGALVVQGGPGTGKTAVALHRAAYLLYAHRRQLERSGVLLVGPSRSFLRYIDQVLPSLGETGVVSTTLGELLPGITATVVEDGAVAEIKGRLLWADVVRRAVRARERVPERDVRVQLDGHHLVIRRRDVRDAIARARRTHRPHNEARTGFVRDMLARLAEQYQAAEGREHTPEDRAMVLEDLRGMREVRVALNLAWFPISPKKLVDDLLSRPHRLAEAAPELTDAERAAVLRAPWAPWTESDVPLLDEAAELLGDDDDVSRAEERALAAERAEALRHARSVLASGAAAGAMIPVDAETLAERFASGGPRLTTAERAATDRAWTYGHVVVDEAQELSPMAWRLLARRVPTRSMTIVGDVAQTASPAGARSWSAALAPVLRDGWRLEELTVSYRTPAAVADAAQRVAKAVGLPASPLTAAREVPGAIVDVEVRAGGTADAVAHAVAELAREFVGADGGGRVAVIADASALPSLRAAVDDALPDVLGADEFARLAAQRPEDQQVTVLAPREVKGLEYDAVVLVEPVDVAAGPGGWSDLYVAMTRPTQRLTVVHERALPPGFTG